The Rhododendron vialii isolate Sample 1 chromosome 6a, ASM3025357v1 genome includes a window with the following:
- the LOC131328308 gene encoding uncharacterized protein LOC131328308 has translation MDLGPHSPKVPVMQLRSLRQPLIKYIIGNGLHTFLWPDNWHPLGPLYDKFGESVVYTLGRSLSSKVSTIIQNEDWKWPHQRNRVTQSIMAHTPSDFKPDCGKEDSVVWLPHPQGFSKLNTRDRLLSWGMVVDGGCTFCNIGQESHHHLFFQCPLSVSVWSEVWRRSSIDHIPPSLTNIVAWFVQNVKGTGFKSSVLKTVLAATVYTLWMERNQRIFQQKALSRDQLVLRTVSCIREALSLKRDVIQSQVNRDLRFLAVKHRFWAAKVV, from the exons ATGGATTTGGGACCACATTCTCCAAAGGTCCCGGTTATGCAGTTGCGAAGTTTGAGGCAGCCCTTGATCAAATACATTATTGGTAATGGATTACATACTTTCTTGTGGCCTGATAATTGGCATCCCCTTGGTCCCCTCTATGATAAATTTGGTGAGAGTGTTGTCTACACTCTTGGAAGATCACTGTCTTCAAAGGTTTCAACAATTATCCAAAATGAGGATTGGAAGTGGcctcatcaaaggaatagggtCACTCAATCCATCATGGCCCATACTCCCTCAGATTTTAAGCCAGACTGTGGTAAGGAAGATTCTGTAGTGTGGCTTCCCCATCCACAAGGGTTTTCT AAGTTGAACACTAGGGATAGACTTCTTTCTTGGGGCATGGTTGTGGATGGCGGTTGTACTTTCTGTAATATTGGCCAAGAATCTCATCACCACCTTTTCTTCCAGTGCCCATTGTCCGTTTCTGTGTGGAGTGAAGTTTGGAGGAGGTCATCAATTGATCATATCCCTCCTTCATTGACTAATATAGTAGCCTGGTTTGTCCAGAATGTCAAGGGGACTGGTTTTAAAAGTAGCGTGTTGAAAACTGTGTTAGCTGCTACTGTTTATACTTTATGGATGGAACGGAACCAAAGGATTTTTCAACAGAAGGCCTTATCTAGGGACCAGCTTGTCCTTCGTACAGTTTCTTGTATTAGAGAAGCTCTGAGTCTGAAGAGGGATGTTATACAGTCCCAAGTGAACAGAGATCTGAG GTTTTTGGCTGTTAAGCATAGGTTTTGGGCTGCTAAAGTTGTATAG